One genomic region from Harpia harpyja isolate bHarHar1 chromosome 1, bHarHar1 primary haplotype, whole genome shotgun sequence encodes:
- the NT5C3A gene encoding cytosolic 5'-nucleotidase 3A isoform X3 — protein MQALHLWTLLATYAVAVGQNQGQKNQECPKLNAQMPEFQKKTVHIKDPGRVEEIICGLIKGGAAKLQIITDFDMTLSRFSYNGKRCPTCHNIIDNSKLITEECRKKFFSFQLLQLKETYYAIEIDPALTIEEKYPYMVEWYNKSHALLIEQGLQKDKFAEIVRESDVMLKEGYENFFDKLSEHNIPVFIFSAGIGDILEEVIHQAGVYHSNVKVVSNFMDFDEHGILKGFKGELIHVYNKHDGALKNTEYFKQLKDNSNIILLGDSQGDLSMADGVANVEHILKIGYLNDKVDELLEKYMDSYDIVLVKDESLEVANSILQKIL, from the exons ATGCAAGCCCTGCATCTCTGGACTCTGCTTGCCACCTATGCTGTTGCAGTAGGACAAAATCAAGGACAGAAGAATCAGGAGTGCCCTAAGCTCAACGCACAG ATGCCAGAATTTCAGAAGAAGACTGTCCACATTAAGGACCCAGGAAGAGTAGAGGAAATTATTTGTGGCCTCATCAAAGGTGGAGCTGCCAAACTTCAG ATTATAACAGATTTTGATATGACATTAAGTAGATTTTCCTACAATGGAAAAAGATGTCCAACTTGTCATA ACATCATTGATAACTCTAAGCTCATCACAGAGGAATGTCGGAAGAAG tttttttcctttcagttattgCAGCTGAAAGAAACCTATTATGCTATTGAAATTGATCCAGCTCTCACTATTGAAGAAAAATATCCATATATGGTAGAATG gTACAATAAATCTCATGCACTACTCATTGAACAAGGCTTACAAAAAGATAAGTTTGCAGAAATTGTGAGGGAATCTGATGTTATGCTGAA AGAAGGATATGAGAACTTCTTTGATAAACTCAGTGAACATAATATTCCTGTGTTCATATTTTCTGCTGGGATTGGGGACATTCTTGAGGAAGTCATCCACCAGGCTGGGGTCTACCATTCTAATGTCAAAGTGGTTTCCAATTTCATGGATTTTGATGAACAT GGAATATTAAAAGGATTTAAAGGAGAATTGATTCATGTTTACAACAAACATGATGGTGCCTTGAAGAATACAGAGTACTTCAAACAACTAAAAGACAACAGTAATATCATACTGCTGGGTGATTCTCAAGGAGACTTGAGTATGGCAGATGGAGTAGCAAATGTTGAACACATTCTTAAGATCGGCTATCTCAATGATAAA GTAGATGAGCTTTTGGAAAAATACATGGACTCTTATGATATTGTCTTGGTGAAAGATGAATCCCTGGAAGTTGCCAACTCCATCCTACAGAAGATCCTGTAA
- the NT5C3A gene encoding cytosolic 5'-nucleotidase 3A isoform X4, which translates to MQALHLWTLLATYAVAVGQNQGQKNQECPKLNAQMPEFQKKTVHIKDPGRVEEIICGLIKGGAAKLQIITDFDMTLSRFSYNGKRCPTCHNIIDNSKLITEECRKKLLQLKETYYAIEIDPALTIEEKYPYMVEWYNKSHALLIEQGLQKDKFAEIVRESDVMLKEGYENFFDKLSEHNIPVFIFSAGIGDILEEVIHQAGVYHSNVKVVSNFMDFDEHGILKGFKGELIHVYNKHDGALKNTEYFKQLKDNSNIILLGDSQGDLSMADGVANVEHILKIGYLNDKVDELLEKYMDSYDIVLVKDESLEVANSILQKIL; encoded by the exons ATGCAAGCCCTGCATCTCTGGACTCTGCTTGCCACCTATGCTGTTGCAGTAGGACAAAATCAAGGACAGAAGAATCAGGAGTGCCCTAAGCTCAACGCACAG ATGCCAGAATTTCAGAAGAAGACTGTCCACATTAAGGACCCAGGAAGAGTAGAGGAAATTATTTGTGGCCTCATCAAAGGTGGAGCTGCCAAACTTCAG ATTATAACAGATTTTGATATGACATTAAGTAGATTTTCCTACAATGGAAAAAGATGTCCAACTTGTCATA ACATCATTGATAACTCTAAGCTCATCACAGAGGAATGTCGGAAGAAG ttattgCAGCTGAAAGAAACCTATTATGCTATTGAAATTGATCCAGCTCTCACTATTGAAGAAAAATATCCATATATGGTAGAATG gTACAATAAATCTCATGCACTACTCATTGAACAAGGCTTACAAAAAGATAAGTTTGCAGAAATTGTGAGGGAATCTGATGTTATGCTGAA AGAAGGATATGAGAACTTCTTTGATAAACTCAGTGAACATAATATTCCTGTGTTCATATTTTCTGCTGGGATTGGGGACATTCTTGAGGAAGTCATCCACCAGGCTGGGGTCTACCATTCTAATGTCAAAGTGGTTTCCAATTTCATGGATTTTGATGAACAT GGAATATTAAAAGGATTTAAAGGAGAATTGATTCATGTTTACAACAAACATGATGGTGCCTTGAAGAATACAGAGTACTTCAAACAACTAAAAGACAACAGTAATATCATACTGCTGGGTGATTCTCAAGGAGACTTGAGTATGGCAGATGGAGTAGCAAATGTTGAACACATTCTTAAGATCGGCTATCTCAATGATAAA GTAGATGAGCTTTTGGAAAAATACATGGACTCTTATGATATTGTCTTGGTGAAAGATGAATCCCTGGAAGTTGCCAACTCCATCCTACAGAAGATCCTGTAA
- the NT5C3A gene encoding cytosolic 5'-nucleotidase 3A isoform X6, which yields MPEFQKKTVHIKDPGRVEEIICGLIKGGAAKLQIITDFDMTLSRFSYNGKRCPTCHNIIDNSKLITEECRKKFFSFQLLQLKETYYAIEIDPALTIEEKYPYMVEWYNKSHALLIEQGLQKDKFAEIVRESDVMLKEGYENFFDKLSEHNIPVFIFSAGIGDILEEVIHQAGVYHSNVKVVSNFMDFDEHGILKGFKGELIHVYNKHDGALKNTEYFKQLKDNSNIILLGDSQGDLSMADGVANVEHILKIGYLNDKVDELLEKYMDSYDIVLVKDESLEVANSILQKIL from the exons ATGCCAGAATTTCAGAAGAAGACTGTCCACATTAAGGACCCAGGAAGAGTAGAGGAAATTATTTGTGGCCTCATCAAAGGTGGAGCTGCCAAACTTCAG ATTATAACAGATTTTGATATGACATTAAGTAGATTTTCCTACAATGGAAAAAGATGTCCAACTTGTCATA ACATCATTGATAACTCTAAGCTCATCACAGAGGAATGTCGGAAGAAG tttttttcctttcagttattgCAGCTGAAAGAAACCTATTATGCTATTGAAATTGATCCAGCTCTCACTATTGAAGAAAAATATCCATATATGGTAGAATG gTACAATAAATCTCATGCACTACTCATTGAACAAGGCTTACAAAAAGATAAGTTTGCAGAAATTGTGAGGGAATCTGATGTTATGCTGAA AGAAGGATATGAGAACTTCTTTGATAAACTCAGTGAACATAATATTCCTGTGTTCATATTTTCTGCTGGGATTGGGGACATTCTTGAGGAAGTCATCCACCAGGCTGGGGTCTACCATTCTAATGTCAAAGTGGTTTCCAATTTCATGGATTTTGATGAACAT GGAATATTAAAAGGATTTAAAGGAGAATTGATTCATGTTTACAACAAACATGATGGTGCCTTGAAGAATACAGAGTACTTCAAACAACTAAAAGACAACAGTAATATCATACTGCTGGGTGATTCTCAAGGAGACTTGAGTATGGCAGATGGAGTAGCAAATGTTGAACACATTCTTAAGATCGGCTATCTCAATGATAAA GTAGATGAGCTTTTGGAAAAATACATGGACTCTTATGATATTGTCTTGGTGAAAGATGAATCCCTGGAAGTTGCCAACTCCATCCTACAGAAGATCCTGTAA
- the NT5C3A gene encoding cytosolic 5'-nucleotidase 3A isoform X5, translating to MLFKSFLMPEFQKKTVHIKDPGRVEEIICGLIKGGAAKLQIITDFDMTLSRFSYNGKRCPTCHNIIDNSKLITEECRKKFFSFQLLQLKETYYAIEIDPALTIEEKYPYMVEWYNKSHALLIEQGLQKDKFAEIVRESDVMLKEGYENFFDKLSEHNIPVFIFSAGIGDILEEVIHQAGVYHSNVKVVSNFMDFDEHGILKGFKGELIHVYNKHDGALKNTEYFKQLKDNSNIILLGDSQGDLSMADGVANVEHILKIGYLNDKVDELLEKYMDSYDIVLVKDESLEVANSILQKIL from the exons atgcttttcaaaagctttttg ATGCCAGAATTTCAGAAGAAGACTGTCCACATTAAGGACCCAGGAAGAGTAGAGGAAATTATTTGTGGCCTCATCAAAGGTGGAGCTGCCAAACTTCAG ATTATAACAGATTTTGATATGACATTAAGTAGATTTTCCTACAATGGAAAAAGATGTCCAACTTGTCATA ACATCATTGATAACTCTAAGCTCATCACAGAGGAATGTCGGAAGAAG tttttttcctttcagttattgCAGCTGAAAGAAACCTATTATGCTATTGAAATTGATCCAGCTCTCACTATTGAAGAAAAATATCCATATATGGTAGAATG gTACAATAAATCTCATGCACTACTCATTGAACAAGGCTTACAAAAAGATAAGTTTGCAGAAATTGTGAGGGAATCTGATGTTATGCTGAA AGAAGGATATGAGAACTTCTTTGATAAACTCAGTGAACATAATATTCCTGTGTTCATATTTTCTGCTGGGATTGGGGACATTCTTGAGGAAGTCATCCACCAGGCTGGGGTCTACCATTCTAATGTCAAAGTGGTTTCCAATTTCATGGATTTTGATGAACAT GGAATATTAAAAGGATTTAAAGGAGAATTGATTCATGTTTACAACAAACATGATGGTGCCTTGAAGAATACAGAGTACTTCAAACAACTAAAAGACAACAGTAATATCATACTGCTGGGTGATTCTCAAGGAGACTTGAGTATGGCAGATGGAGTAGCAAATGTTGAACACATTCTTAAGATCGGCTATCTCAATGATAAA GTAGATGAGCTTTTGGAAAAATACATGGACTCTTATGATATTGTCTTGGTGAAAGATGAATCCCTGGAAGTTGCCAACTCCATCCTACAGAAGATCCTGTAA